One Vicinamibacteria bacterium DNA segment encodes these proteins:
- a CDS encoding chaperone modulator CbpM encodes MNENDRLLDAEGAARLARIDVTVVSYYAEIGLVVPSSEGYSPAAVAELRRVRRLHEDVGLDHAAIEIVLRMNARIRQLQEELRRLRLSLSRPGGELPRDWVESEWEDCQ; translated from the coding sequence ATGAACGAGAACGACAGGCTCCTCGACGCTGAAGGCGCGGCGAGGCTCGCTAGAATCGACGTGACCGTCGTCTCGTACTATGCAGAGATCGGGCTTGTTGTCCCCTCTTCGGAAGGCTATTCTCCAGCGGCTGTGGCGGAGCTCCGCCGGGTGCGCCGCCTCCATGAGGACGTGGGACTCGATCACGCGGCGATCGAGATCGTTCTTCGCATGAACGCGCGGATTCGGCAGCTCCAGGAAGAGCTCCGGCGGTTGCGATTGTCGCTCTCGCGGCCGGGTGGAGAGCTTCCCCGAGACTGGG